AGAATTATCTTTGAGTTCGAATAACTTAGGGTTCTCATAGCACCGCTGTAAGGAAAAAATTCTGCTTCTCTATCATCAAATTGTAAAATAGGAGTCAGACTGCacatgcttttaaaatttaaagatacAAGTTTGGATACATCTTGGATATATCTATTTTAACTTGTttatttgtatatgtcttttctaggtttttttcttttttaatatttttctgattGAAAACTGCCCCGTCATATGTTTCAAGGATGGCTGTCCCTCTGATAGTAAAATGGGGTGGACAGGAATATTCAGTGACCACACTTTCAGAAGATGATACTGTGCTAGATCTCAAACAGTTTCTCAAGACCCTTACAGGAGTGCTGCCAGAACGCCAGAAGTTACTTGGACTCAAAGTTAAAGGTAACTCTCTCCCTGTCTGTTTTTTTCCATCCATATATTCACAGATTTTGCTATAATATGTTATTTCCTTTAATAAAGTTTTTCCCTTGGAGATTTCCTTGAGAAATTATTTTAGTATTAAAAGTAAGAAGAATAAAAGTTGCTGGGAAATACCACTAGTATTAAGATTAAGTTTCATCTCTCTGACAGTTGGTGTTTGCTTGTTAAACCTGTGGCACAGACGTCCCAGGTGAAACAGTGTACTTTATTTTTTGACATTTACCTTCAAGCATAGCCTTTTTGTTACAGCTTGGGCCTTGTACTCACACCAAATTATCTCTTACATTTTGAAAGTAATGATATTTACAAATTATAGATAGTGTTATAATCTAAAAGGGGCTTTCATAGTGTTTTGTGTCTCTTGTATCTTTAAAGGGTGAGTTTTGAGTAGCAGTAAACCTACAGTTGAGTTTTTTAGGTACTTAATTTTCAAGTCTTTTTGGGAAGCGCTTCATcttgaataagtaaataaaacattaatttttattttttgcttagtTAGTTGGATAAAGGTATTCCTCTAAGATGCAGTTGGGGAAAAAACAACCCCTGTATTATTTGCGGCTTCTCAGTGCCTTGGTATAACTCTAATTCAGCAGTAACACTTTGATAGTttaagggaaaacaaacaaacaacaacaacaaagaaaaaacaaactgctATAGAATCTGTACCAAACCTTTTAATGTTAGGGTTTTGTATAATGGAATAGTGAAACCAGCATCTGAACTTTAGTGAGAAAACAGTCATTTGCTTGTATTGTAGGCAAACCTGCAGAAAATGATGTTAAGCTTGGAGCTCTCAAACTGAAACCAAATACTAAAATCATGATGATGGGAACTCGTGAGGAGAGCTTGGTAAATGTTTACTTTTGTTACCATTTGTCCCTTTGAAGATATTATAGTTTATACTACACTGTTGTATCATAGTTTTAATTGCCGTAAAATTGTCAGTCTAGCAGTCAATGAAGATAAAAGCTGCCCAGTGAACATGGTATTAATTCAGCAGAAGATAAATACTTGGGAGCTTTTTAGTACGTAGTTAGCTGTAAGTATAGTAGTAGCCCAAATGGTCAAATTTAACATGGTAAATCTGTGCAGTGGATATATATATCAAATTATTAATTGTGGAAATTTTTCCACACTGTGTGCTTGAAAGACTTTTGAACACAGTTGAACctttcatttgatttttattcTAGACTTTTGTTACGACAAAGATAATATggtaaaacaaaacttttttttcatcTTAATAGGAAGATGTCTTAGGTCCACCCCCTGACAATGATGATGTTGTCAACGACTTTGATATTGAAGACGAAGTAGTTGAAGTAGAAAATAGGTGAGTGCTTTTCACTCTCAAAGGAACTTGGTTGTAATGAGACAAAAAGTgaatgtttttatctttttatttttttccattagagAAGAAAACCTACTGAAAATTTCTCGCAGAGTTAAAGAGTACAAAGTGGAAATTTTAAACCCTCCCAGGgaagggaaaaagcttttagtaCTAGATGTTGATTATACATTATTTGGTAAGTCAGCTAATCATGCTCTTTGTCTTCTCTGTTCCCCACAACTTTTCCCCCCAGCAACTCTGGGTTcacatgaaatattttatttatatttcttttcttattattgCAAAAATAAATCATTCCTCATAGAAAATACGGTTAAGCAAAAAAAGAGGTCACCTGTAATTGCAAGACCCAGAGATGACCACTCTTGTTATCTTGATGAGTATTTTCCAGGGTGTGattgtttatctattttttttcttttacttaatgaTATGTTGAGCATTTTCTTAGTCATTAAATATTACTCAGTTTTTTTTGGAGGGTGTCACATGTATTCTAGTCTGTGGATGCATCACAATGTAACCAAGTCTTTCCCCATTGATTAACATTTAAATTTCTCTGGGAaatacttttaaattatttttaatattttatccctGGTTTTATGTTCAACTATGTTTGGGGAAGATTCTTGAACTTAAAATTTCTcgtgtcaaaaaagaaaaatacttattTCATGCTTTAATGTTGCTAAGAAATATTTAGTTAACTCCTGATATTAGAATGAACTTATTTACCTGCAATCCTGAACTTTATACGTATATTGTAAATTAACGtacctttattttaaaatctaattgTTAAATTAATTGAACCTGTCGTTTTGGTGAGATTCAATTACATCTGGAAGGGGAATGGCTAAAAGTGAGTATAGGTGTCTCTAGTCTGTCTTTCATTATCATAAACTAACTAACATCTACACTCCAGAAATTTGATGAGAAAAAAATTTACAGTTTACCATATGATCCTTTGCAAATTGagcaaaattgataaattaaAATTAGATCTCAAGATTATGAAATTGTGTGCTTTGAAAGACATCTCTGTAACAGTGTAATCCAATCTGAAGCAATTGCAACTGtgtataaaaacaattttttttttttttgttcgtaTTACATTTCATAAGCCTCGTTGATATGAGGTTCTTGTCTGTGATGATAAACTCATACTCATCTGTGATTGGTTTTCTTTTAGACCATAGGTCTTGTGCAGAGACTGGGGTAGAATTAATGCGGCCATATCTTCACGAGTTCCTAACATCTGCCTATGAGGATTATGATATTGTTATTTGGTGTAAGCTATGTTTTTTGTTTAGATTTCATGGAAATAACATTGTTCCTTATAATATTCTGATTTATGAAATATGACTTAAAATGCCTGTGTATTTTCCAAGGAAATTTCTTATGACGCATGTTTGATTTTCTTGAATCACAGCATAAACTCATACATATTTGCCAAATACCACTGAGATAACTAAGTATAGGAAGAGAGTAGATTATGATGTCTGAATGAAAATGACCTTATTTTTACAATGGTCCCActctgatttggattttttttttcctgatctttACTGTAGAATTTTTGGTACTTCATGATATTGTTactttcttctttattccttgaaagaagaaatgttaaaacaaacaaacaaacaaaaaaacggtGATGTAATCCCTCAGAAATAAAGGCAatatgaattaagaaaaaaattaacatatggactaaagcagtgattctcaaattaCGGTGTATGGACCGTTCCAAGAACTTACAGGCTTGTGATAAGATAATGAGTTTGCTTCAAAAAGTAAATAGACTACTAAGCACACTGTTGATttcagctgactttttttttttggtaatgagaCTTTCTCAAAAAAGGAAGGCAGTGAATTGATTTATACATTCCATCCCCACAAACATTAGCGTTTGCCATCTTGGCAATGTCATGTGTAGAGAAGAACTATCCTGattgtaaattaaataaaatctcaTAATTAAAGATGCTATATTTAATTGTACTAGTTCATTAAAAAGAAGCCACACAGTTGCTCTTACGGTCTATAAATTTTGTTTGTACTTTTCCTTATAAACAGAGTATTTCCATTATTCAGTGTTAATATTTAGTTCATAGCCATTAAAATTAAATAGATAGTTAAAATATGCCAATTTTCTGGTTTAATAAGAGAAGGGGGGGAAAAGGGTTTCTGGGAAGCATGTTTTTGTTCAGCAGCTCTTGACACCTGAGATGACTTTTGAGAAAAGCTTACCTTCTAAATGTTATCAAGGTAGAtttagaaattcagagaatcttttaaaatcataaatttaaaataagttatttttataaattatgatATTTCATGGTAGTACGTTGAAAAGGGCACTTTATTTTGGAGCTAAATAGACTAGGGTTCTAATTCTGGCTCTGCCCTTTGTGACACTTGACAGGTCACTTAATCTcgctgagccttagtttccttatctgagaAATGAAGATAACTAAAGCTATATTCCAGTGTAGTTGTAAGAATAAAAATATCAGTACAGCAACTAGCACCATGTGTGACATGTAATAGTTACTTAAAATTAGGACTGTTTTTATTAgctttgaggttttttttgtctttcatctGGGACTTAGAAAATAGATACTGAATTTAAAAAGAATTGTTTTTTCCCTATTTCATGACTATTTTCAGTGTAGATACACTAATTTTGGCATGTAAGCTGATTCTTTtcgcttctttttgtgtgtgtgctaaaGATTTTTGAGAACTCAGGTCCATCTTTTGTCTtaaaaacgtgtgtgtgtgtatacatatataaaaataaaataattcaactACTTCCCTTTTTAAACAGTTTATTTGGTAATACCTGTATGGTTTAGTAACTTGGACTAGGAGAACAAATAAAGCTAAGGATTGAATAATCCTCAAACTGTTAAGGTCTTGACAGTGAGCACGTACGTAACATAGGAACAGTTTCTGAATTTAGTTGTCTTAAATTCCTCCTTAAAGGCTGCTAGACTCAATGAGCACTAAGTTTCCGAAGCCTGACAATATTTATTGAACCTCGCTAACCTTCAACATTAAATTTTGATATACAGCATTATTATGTGTATATTGATATATATACCCGGGTGTTGTCTGGAAGTGAGAACATGGAACAAAGTTGACATCGAGGTACCCAAAATTTAAGTTTGAAATTGATAGAGAAGAATAGTGGCTGgcttattttttaaagagaatttcTTGATTTATGACATTCTCAGGTTCACAGTTCTGTTGAGCATTGGTTACCTACACCCTATGAATTCAAGTTGTTTCAATTTTATTCTGTCTTGAAGACTCACtaaagtaaatttatttttataaatatttataagaaaATCATAAATATGTTAGGGTCTGTTATGCATTTAAACTTTAGTTTTTCTTAGAAAACTTATACAgaagaaagtttttaaaataaaacaaacttttcatATGTATTGTATTATCATTCCTCATGTTTTAGCTGCAACAAATATGAAGTGGATTGAAGCTAAAATGAAAGTAAGTGTTAGAAAACaatccatttaaaaatgttttgaaactgTATTTGTGTTGTTAGAAGTGTTAGGAATtagtttcattctcattggaaagTGTTTCGTAATAAACAGATACCAACATTGGGAGTAGAGGTGTGTTTAAAGTCTGTTTAATGACAGGATGTACTGAATACCTAAGTTGTTTTCAAGAAAAAGTACTGCTAAGCTCCCCTTgcttttcttttcccattttacaataatgatttcttttccctcttttgcTCTGCTGTGTAATAGTTAAAAAGGGTTAATGCTCTTCTCAAGTGGTAAGTGGGGAAGTAATCTGTTTCTAGATTTTCCTTGAACTACCGTTTATCGACTTAGGTAAATGAAACTAAAATACATGCTACTTGTTTAGCAAGATGTCGTGGCCAAGGGGGTGGAAATTTAGCATCATAGGAAATGGCAGCTGGAATCTTCAGGAAGCCTGAGATTTCCCTCAGTATTATATTTTAACCATATGAATGTTTGTGTTTATAGGAGCTGGGAGTGAGCACTAATGCAAACTATAAGATTACCTTCATGTTGGACAGTGCTGCTATGATAACAGTGCACACCCCAAGGAGAGGATTAATAGACGTAAGAAATCATTTTACTTCTATTTAAAGACTTGTTTATTTTCTAGTGCACTTTTTGCATTTATACTGGTAGAATAGACTATAGAGTTTAGAAATTCACCTGAGTGGGTAGTAAAGTGACAGTTGCATTTTGATGTAGGAAGATACACTTAATGTTAAAAGATCCACATTTTAATGATAAAGTTAAGGACCTTGAGACAGTACCATCAAGGAAGGAACTTGTGGTTATAGAAAATTGTTCTGTGATAATGGTGGCTACAGACAAAGTGAGAAAAATACTCAGCATCATCAAGGAATATACTAGCAACATATGAAACTGGTAAATGAACACCATGATGCTCGTGCCTTGGAGTGATATATGCACAGCCCTAGAGAAGAGCAATAAGGACCATTAGAGAAAGGgcctggttaaaaaaaatgaGAGTTCTTCACTTTGTTTCTCATCAAGTAACTAGTCACATTATTGAGCACCTCCTGTCTGTAGGGCCCTGTAATAGGCACTGTTGGGAATAAAGAGACTAGTGAGATGTGGCCCATGCCCTCTGGAAGCACACAAACTGGTAGGAATTGGGGAGAACTTAGGATAGTAGGAAAGCTTAGACAGTATTAAAATTGTCAAAATCATGACTAAGTTCGTGGGACTTTTTCAATAAAGGAAATACTGCATATACTGGGGACATATTGCATACTGTTTATTATCTACAGTTATAAATCTAAATGTAAAAATAGGTttggaaaatgttaaacataaaagTATTTCTAAGAGtaaaaagaggaataaaaatcCTAATatccaacaataaaaaaaacaatagaaattggATATATAAACTTGTTCATCTGTTTAATAGAATGTATCTAATCATTTGATGTTGTAGAATATTTAATGATATTAAAAATTTTTCATGATACATCATTAAGGAAGTATTTTGGCAGTATTTGCAAGCCATTAGAAAATAGCTCTTAACCTTTGTTTGGTTCAGGGTTCCCCTCGTGAACTCTCGAGGCTGCtgctctttgtaaaaaaaaaaaactagaggtaaATACATCAGAATATCTAGTTGTTATCCTTGGTACTGGATTATAGGTGTCAAAGTATTTTTTTGTGCTCTTCTGTATTCAAATTTTTCTGCAGTCAGCAATATTATCTTTAGAATTGAGAACAAAGCAGTCCATGTTTTGGGGAAGAAATGGTGCCTGGCCTAAttgcaaaatgacagcattatttAGGAGGATGTAGGATTTCTAACCCTAGGTGTCATAAAAAATTTTTGTAGAATTAAAATTTTCAGTATTATTTGTTGCAGTAGATAggatactaagaaaaaaaaaagttttctccatattaaaataaattataggagaaaaagaaaacatttttaaagcagCCAGCAGGAACTCATGAAGAAGCCTTTGTCAGCATTTATATATTACCAATTAATAGATGAGATCCCTGCCTTCAGCAAaaagtcattttcttttaaaaattaatttcctttaaaaacgttctggaaggagggagcgggctgtctcattagggggagagcaattgggagaatgtagcaagatgtatataaatttttgtgtgagagattaacttgatttgtaaactttcacttaaagcacaataaaactaaaaaaaaaatttacaaaacttTCTGAATGTATATTAACAtgattcaacaataaaaataaagatcataATGAAAAGTCTTCGGCCCACCTGCATCCCCCTGCCACTTAATTTCCTCCCTGCAGGCAGTTACTATTATTACTTGTGTGgttttactgagattttatgtaATTACCAAAGATATGAGTATAGAAGGAATTCTCATTTTGAAGCCTCAATTTAAGGATTCAGAAATAAGAGCAAGAATTTACAAACTTTGATGCATTTGAAGTTAAGCCATCAGATATCCTAGAAATTATGCTTCTGAGCCACTGAATTAGTTAAAATCATTTATTCCTATGCAAAATACCTAAATTATGAATTAAAAGGGCCAGGTATATTGTCCCTCAGTAAAATTTTCTAGTTTTGAAAACAGACCCCCTTGTGACCCTCAAGCTTTGGCATACATATGTCCAGGAAATCATGTGATCACTTATTAGACATCTAAAaaagttattttccttttctaattaattttccatcattttataattaaataattaCTCTTCATTTGACCCAAAGTCTTCATATTAAAATGACAGAAAGTCTTAAAGTGGATTTAGTTAAGTTAGACCTGAGCAAACTTTTCAGACATTAACATCATATGATACATAGTACTTTTAAAGTGTGTTGCAATTTAGCTATGATCAGTCTACAGAGTGACTGCCAGCCATCATCATCGTACGGGGGAAAAGGAACATTCTGGCATAGTTGTGTCCGTGcattttgtagtatttctgtcctTTTGATTTAAATTTGAGTTAAATCTAAACTTTGTTTTAAGGTAAAACCTCTTGGTGTTATATGGGGAAAGTTTTCGGAGTTTTACAGCAAAAAGAACACCATTATGTTTGATGACATAGGAAGAAATTTTCTAATGAATCCACAGAATGGGCTAAAGGTAAGACGATTTTTACTTAATATATGCTCATATAATCTAGAAGATGTGGTAAAACTTTAAACATtggttggattttatgaatttgttTAAGTGTTGTATACATTCTTATGGTTACTGGCAAGAgtactatttaaatttttaaaatagtacaTATAAAATCGAATACCCTCCTTTGCATTGATATCATCTTGGTTAGCCAACTCATCCAACTGTCTTATTTTTAGTTTTGTGGCACAACTTGGGCTTACTGCCATTGAACTTTagtgtcaaaagtgaaatgaccAGATGTTTTATTTGGAGTCTTAAAATTTCTGATGCTCTGATTAGCCAGAGAGCTAgcagtaaggatttttttttttttttaattgaaactaAGAGGTTTTTGAAATTCACAGAAGGCAAGTAGGTCTTAGAACTATAAAATGCCTGTGCTAGAAGGAACTTCAGTCATCTTGTTCATCTACTTCATAGACATAATCTGAGGTTCAGAAAGTTCATGACTTACCCAAGGTTATGTGTGCAACTGGTTAATGATAGAATTTGGGTTAGAATCTAAGTGACTTGGTTCCTAGATCAGTGGTGGTCTTAGCGTGCAGTCACGTGTGGTCCTGTGTAGGCGTGGTGGTGATATTTAATGCTGGCAGCAGTGTAAAATTGGTAAGAGAGAAGtttgaaactttaaaaatttCTGGTACCCATGGTTGCTTATGTGTCAGCAGATTATGAGTATGGAAAAAATAGGCATGTATTATCTTGGTACTATTGCAGATAAAGTCTCCATTGAAGTGGAAATCCTGACACTAAGATATTTTTATTCTTAGTCCTGAACTTTTCCCAGCCAGCTGTGTTCTTGGTAATTTTAAAGGCAAGAGAAATATTTGAAGGAAGTAGAGTTTTGAAGCTCTCCTTAAAATCTGTTGATGTGGTATTtagtgtaaaatggggatagaatGCTAATTTAGGTAGTGAATTGGAATAAAAGTACTTAAGTAGATTGCTGGTTATCTTACCCTTAAGAGAATGGTTTGTGTTAGAGGCTTTGGGAGAAGTGCTTTTCCTGTGTGTAGTTCACCAGATATAAGGTACAAAAATGTCTTCTTCAGAGATTTGATTGATGTGAAGCTAATTCTCTATGAAATTAATTGTTATTACCTGTTCTGCCAAGGAGATGAGGTCATGATATTAAAGGAAAGATGTTtgaagaaagctttttttttttttaactttaaatagaATAGTCGGTTTCATGTATGTTTAGAAGAAACTTTATTTTCCCAGTCAACATTTGGGCCTTACTCATCTCTTGATGGAGCCCTAAtggtgccagtggttaagagctcggctgccacccaaaaggtcagcagttcaaatccaccagctgctcttggaaaccctatggggcagttctgctctgtccttttgggtcactatgagtcggaatctactctacTGCAGTGGGTTTCATCTCTAGGTGGAaagagaaaaaccagttgccatcgagtcagctccaactcatggtgactccatatgtgtcagagtggaacctgtgctccacagagttttcagtgactgattttttggaagtagattgctgggcatttcttctgagatgcttctgggtggactcaaacttccagccttttggttagcagccaaatacattGACTCTCACCGAGGAACTCCTATGCATAGAGAGGTGATATAAAGTTCTAGTTCTTGTTACTTTAGAGCAGGGATTTTAAAACCAGAACTACTCAGTAAAATCACTAAAGGAATTCCTAAAAATACATAATGTTCCCAGTCCCAGAAATTCTAATTCAGGAGGTATTTTTAAGCATTCCACAGGCATATCATTTTATCCAAAATtaataaagaattttcaaaaggCTATCTTtggagggggcggagccaagatggcagactacgcagacgctacctcggatccctcttacaacaaagacacggaaaaacaagtgaatcgatcacatacataacagtctacgaactctgaacaacaaacacagatttagagacagagaacgaactaatacggggaagcagcgattgttttcagagcctggaaccagcgtaccagtcaggtacggcacaagcacagagagctgctccacccccctgaactaaccccaggagggggaccagccggttccgcgggcggcgtgggacgcagccggtaggagaagtccccgggaggcagcgactggtattggagcggggagaacagcgtcccagccgggacactcggtcacggcacaagcacggggagctgctccacccacctgaactaacctcgggaagcggcccaactggttcgcggaggcggcacagcaacgcggctggagggacaagaagtccccgggaggcagcgactgattttggagtcgagagtgcaccgtcccagtaggggagccttgacgctgggcgtggggctggaagcggaggatctgaccgtgactccagcgagCCAGACCCcgcgggggcaatctccacacagccagcacacataggcgacacgccccgcgggaatctcagatataatagtcattccaagcaagacaagcaactctggctatattctgaggtgctactctcctatctctctgttccctcccccaccctccccaggcggcttcattaacatccgaatagcctgagccagagggagaactctgacagggatctgactgcattttttttttagcggattttctggaaaaactagtttcccagtgatggcttggagacaccaatccatatcaaaccacttaaagaagcagaccatgacagcttctccaaccccccaaacaaaagaatcaaaatctttcccaaatgaagatacaatcctggaattatcagatacagaatataaaaaactaatttacagaatgcttcaagacatcagaaacgaaataaggcaaactgcagaaaaagccaaggaacacactgataaaacggttgaagaactcaaaaagattattcaagaacatagtggaaaaattaataagttgcaagaatccatagagagcatgtagaaatccaaaagattagcaataaaattacagaattagacaacgcaataggaagtcagaggagcagactcgggcaattagaatgcagactgggacatctggaggacgagggaatcaacaccaacatagctgaaaaaaaatcagataaaagaattaaaaaaaatgaagaaaccctaagaatcatgtgggactcttatcaagaaggataacctgcgggtgattggagtcccagaacagggaggggggacagaaaacacagagaaaatagttgaagaactcctgacagaaaacttcccgaacatcgtgaaagacgaaaggatatctatccaagatgctcatcgaaccccatttaagattgatccaaaaagaaaaacaccaagacatattatcatcaaactcgccaaaaccaaagataaacagaaaattttaaaagcagccagggagaaaagaaaggtttccttcaagggagaatcaataagaataagttcagactactcagcagaaaccatgcaggcaagaagggaatgggacgacatatacagaacactgaaggagaaaaactgccagccaaggatcatatatccagcaaaactctctctgaaatatgaaggagaaattaagatatttacagataaacacaagtttagagaatttgcaaaaaccaaaccaaagctacaagaaatactaaaggatattgtttggtcagagaaccaataatatcagatatcagcacaacacaaggtcacaaaacagaacgtcctgatatcaactcaaatagggaaatcacaaaaacaaacaaattaagattaattaaaaaaaaaaatacacataacagggaatcatggaagtcaataggtaaaagatcacaataatcaaaaagagggactaaatacaggaggcactgaactgccatatggagagtgatacaaggcgatatagaacaatacaagttaggtttttacttagaaaaataggggtgaataataaggtaaccacaaaaaggtataacaactctataactcaagataaaagccaagaaaaacgtaacgactcaactaacataaagtcaaacactatgaaaatgaggatctcacaatttactaagaaaaatgcctcagcacaaaaaagtatgtggaaaaatgaaattgtcaacaacacacataaaaaggcaccaaaatgacagcactaaaaacttacttatctataattacgctgaatgtaaatggactaaatgcaccaataaagagacagagagtcacagactggataaagaaacacgatccatctatatgctgcctagaagagacacaccttagacttagagacacaaacaaactaaaactcaaaggatggaaaaaaatatatcaagcaaacaataagcaaaaaagaagaggagtagcaatattaatttctgacaaaatagactttagacttaaatccaccacaaaggataaagaaggacactatataatgataaaagggacaattgatcaggaagacataaccatattaaacatttatgcacccaatgacagggctgcaagatacataaatcaaattttaacagaattgaaaagtgagatagatacctccacaattataccaggagacttcaacacaccactttcggagaaggacaggacatccagtaagaagctcagtagagacacggaagatctaattacagcaatcaaccaacttgacctcattgatttatacagaactctccacccaactgctgcaaaatatacttttttttctagtgcacatggaacattctctagaatagaccacatattaggtcataaaacaaacctttgcagagtccaaaacatcgaaatattacaaagcatcttctcagaccacaaggcaataaaactagagatcaataacagaaaaactagggaaaagaaatcaaatacttggaaaatgaacaataccctcctgaaaaaagactgggttatagaagacatcaaggagggaataaggaaattcttagaaagcaacgagaatgaaaacacttcctatcaaaacctctgggacacagcaaaagcagtgctcagaggccaattta
The window above is part of the Elephas maximus indicus isolate mEleMax1 chromosome 2, mEleMax1 primary haplotype, whole genome shotgun sequence genome. Proteins encoded here:
- the UBLCP1 gene encoding ubiquitin-like domain-containing CTD phosphatase 1; amino-acid sequence: MAVPLIVKWGGQEYSVTTLSEDDTVLDLKQFLKTLTGVLPERQKLLGLKVKGKPAENDVKLGALKLKPNTKIMMMGTREESLEDVLGPPPDNDDVVNDFDIEDEVVEVENREENLLKISRRVKEYKVEILNPPREGKKLLVLDVDYTLFDHRSCAETGVELMRPYLHEFLTSAYEDYDIVIWSATNMKWIEAKMKELGVSTNANYKITFMLDSAAMITVHTPRRGLIDVKPLGVIWGKFSEFYSKKNTIMFDDIGRNFLMNPQNGLKIRPFMKAHLNRDKDRELLKLTQYLKEIAKLDDFLELNHKYWERYLSKKQGQ